In Desulforhopalus sp., a single genomic region encodes these proteins:
- a CDS encoding glycosyltransferase family 2 protein — protein sequence MAIPIYVVIVTHNSAEVLDTCLSHLEKQTVPIKAVVIVDSGSSDPNYLDDVVHPWETHIIKTENIGFSRANNIGFRQIGSGREGMVVFLNPDTFLSADYLAQAITVLNENPDAAMVSGKLLGYDANVGKPTGLIDSTGIFRRWYGRWYDRGQGTKDHGQYDLIANPLALCGALMCCRLKALVPFQGEVFDGDFFLYKEDIELCLRLKEAGWKLIYDPRLLAYHCRGWAGKRKHIDYKLRLMAARNEVLLYRKHPDPMVVWALLKLFLVRVFHL from the coding sequence ATGGCTATCCCAATTTATGTAGTAATAGTAACCCATAATTCCGCTGAAGTTCTCGATACCTGCCTTTCCCATCTGGAAAAACAGACTGTACCGATCAAGGCGGTGGTAATTGTTGACAGCGGATCGAGTGATCCGAATTACCTCGATGATGTGGTTCATCCATGGGAAACACACATAATCAAAACGGAAAATATTGGATTTTCTCGGGCTAATAACATCGGTTTCCGGCAGATTGGTTCGGGTCGAGAGGGAATGGTCGTTTTTTTAAATCCAGATACTTTTTTGTCAGCCGATTACCTGGCCCAGGCCATCACTGTCCTTAACGAAAATCCCGATGCAGCAATGGTATCCGGCAAATTGCTCGGGTATGACGCGAATGTTGGCAAACCTACCGGATTGATCGATTCAACGGGAATATTCAGGCGCTGGTATGGGCGGTGGTATGATCGGGGGCAGGGAACAAAAGATCATGGTCAATATGACCTGATTGCCAATCCCCTAGCTCTTTGCGGGGCACTGATGTGTTGCCGCTTGAAAGCTCTGGTGCCATTTCAAGGAGAGGTGTTTGACGGGGATTTTTTCCTGTATAAGGAGGATATTGAACTCTGTCTTCGTCTGAAAGAGGCTGGCTGGAAATTGATCTACGACCCAAGGCTCCTCGCCTATCATTGTCGAGGCTGGGCCGGCAAGAGAAAGCATATCGATTACAAGCTGCGCCTGATGGCCGCGAGAAATGAAGTCCTGCTGTATCGCAAACACCCGGATCCAATGGTAGTTTGGGCCTTATTGAAGCTATTCTTAGTGCGGGTTTTTCATCTTTAG
- the tsaD gene encoding tRNA (adenosine(37)-N6)-threonylcarbamoyltransferase complex transferase subunit TsaD translates to MLVLGIESSCDDTAAAVLDNNRILSSVLNCQDAIHAKFGGVVPELASRKHLQSIYPVVQSALHQAGVDLADIDLIAATQGPGLIGSLLVGFSYAKALAHVRKIPFVGVDHMAGHILSVFLSKEKPDFPFIALIVSGGTSSIFLAEDFHHFRLLGRTRDDAAGEAFDKVAKLLNLPYPGGRHIAAMATDGDPQYVRFPRAWLDNQSLDFSFSGLKTAVLNHVNQQKTKGIELRVADICASFQEAIVEVLVEKTLHAARTNNITSLVLGGGVSANIRLREAFAQRCPSEGIVFHAPEPKYCTDNAAMIALAGFHTFNHAGAYDSDQDVYSRSPLG, encoded by the coding sequence ATGCTTGTCCTTGGTATAGAGAGCTCCTGTGATGATACTGCGGCAGCGGTTCTCGACAATAATCGTATCCTTTCCAGTGTGCTAAATTGTCAAGATGCCATTCACGCCAAATTTGGCGGTGTTGTTCCAGAGCTTGCGTCGCGAAAGCACCTGCAATCCATCTACCCTGTGGTGCAAAGCGCACTGCACCAGGCCGGCGTCGACCTTGCCGACATTGACTTGATCGCCGCAACCCAGGGGCCGGGACTCATCGGCTCGCTGCTCGTCGGATTTTCCTATGCCAAGGCCTTGGCCCATGTGCGGAAGATTCCCTTTGTTGGAGTTGACCACATGGCCGGACATATTCTATCGGTCTTTCTCAGTAAGGAAAAACCGGACTTTCCCTTTATTGCCCTCATTGTTTCCGGGGGAACGTCTTCCATATTTCTCGCCGAGGATTTTCATCACTTTCGCCTATTAGGCCGGACCCGCGACGACGCAGCCGGCGAGGCCTTTGATAAAGTCGCAAAATTACTGAATCTTCCCTATCCAGGTGGGCGACACATCGCGGCTATGGCAACCGACGGCGACCCACAATATGTGCGTTTCCCCAGGGCGTGGCTCGATAATCAATCTCTTGACTTTAGTTTTAGCGGGCTGAAAACAGCGGTTCTTAACCACGTCAATCAGCAAAAAACCAAAGGCATTGAATTGCGGGTGGCAGATATCTGTGCTTCCTTTCAGGAGGCGATAGTCGAGGTCTTAGTCGAAAAAACCCTCCACGCAGCCCGAACCAACAATATTACCAGCCTTGTCTTGGGTGGCGGCGTGTCGGCAAACATACGTCTGCGGGAAGCCTTTGCCCAAAGATGCCCATCGGAAGGAATTGTCTTTCACGCCCCCGAACCCAAATACTGTACGGACAATGCCGCGATGATTGCTCTTGCCGGCTTTCATACATTCAACCATGCCGGGGCATATGACAGCGATCAGGATGTCTATTCACGATCCCCTCTCGGTTGA
- the coaBC gene encoding bifunctional phosphopantothenoylcysteine decarboxylase/phosphopantothenate--cysteine ligase CoaBC — protein MTQNIFSGKKIVVGISGSIAVFKVAGWVSDLAKDEAMVSVVMTSSATEFVAPLTFAALSGNDVHTAMFSSGKEEAMAHISLGRDADLVLIAPATANVIGKLAGGIADDLLTTMVLATRAQVLLCPAMNSRMYSHPAVQKNIVRLKELGYKILDPACGKMACKEEGEGRLAEWDGVKEALAQNLTPQDLQGVRFLVTAGPTREPIDPARYLSNRSTGKMGYAVAQAASRRGAEVLLVSGPSSLPCPPGVSLLKVQTAQQMCEAVLASAAEQAVIVKAAAVADYRPATVSEHKVKKENIAKELILERNPDILLELGKRKTPGQILVGFAAESTNLLEEGRRKLKSKNLDLIAVNDISGESTGFEVESNQILLVSATGTETLPHTSKLHSADLLLDRIKQLLPKAAL, from the coding sequence ATGACTCAGAATATTTTTTCCGGCAAGAAGATAGTCGTCGGCATTTCCGGATCGATAGCGGTTTTTAAGGTCGCCGGCTGGGTCAGTGATCTTGCCAAGGATGAGGCAATGGTATCAGTAGTCATGACCTCGTCGGCAACCGAATTCGTTGCGCCTTTGACCTTTGCCGCATTGTCGGGTAACGATGTGCATACCGCGATGTTCAGCTCTGGCAAAGAAGAGGCAATGGCTCATATCAGCCTTGGCCGGGATGCGGACCTGGTCCTGATTGCTCCGGCAACGGCCAATGTTATCGGAAAACTTGCTGGTGGCATAGCCGATGATCTCCTGACCACGATGGTTCTTGCAACCAGGGCGCAGGTTCTCCTTTGTCCGGCGATGAATAGCCGAATGTACAGTCATCCAGCGGTTCAGAAAAATATCGTAAGACTCAAAGAGCTAGGCTATAAAATACTCGATCCAGCCTGCGGCAAGATGGCCTGTAAGGAGGAAGGGGAGGGACGTCTTGCCGAGTGGGACGGCGTTAAAGAGGCGCTTGCCCAAAACCTTACTCCCCAGGATCTGCAGGGGGTGAGGTTTCTTGTGACTGCCGGACCAACAAGAGAACCTATCGATCCGGCTCGGTATTTAAGTAACCGGTCAACGGGGAAGATGGGCTACGCGGTAGCTCAGGCGGCGAGTCGCAGGGGGGCGGAGGTGCTTCTCGTAAGCGGCCCCAGTTCCTTGCCCTGTCCTCCTGGAGTAAGCCTGCTGAAAGTGCAAACGGCCCAACAAATGTGCGAGGCGGTGTTGGCAAGTGCTGCTGAGCAGGCGGTAATCGTCAAGGCCGCGGCAGTTGCCGACTACCGGCCGGCGACGGTTTCTGAACATAAAGTGAAGAAGGAAAACATCGCCAAAGAACTGATTCTGGAGCGTAATCCCGATATCCTCTTGGAGTTGGGCAAGAGAAAAACACCGGGCCAGATATTGGTAGGCTTTGCGGCGGAAAGCACTAACCTCCTTGAAGAGGGGAGGCGAAAGCTCAAGAGTAAAAACCTTGACCTGATAGCGGTCAACGATATCAGCGGTGAAAGTACTGGATTTGAGGTCGAGTCCAATCAAATCCTGCTCGTTTCAGCGACGGGGACGGAGACCCTGCCCCATACCAGTAAACTCCATTCCGCTGATCTTCTTTTGGATAGAATTAAGCAGCTTCTGCCAAAGGCCGCCCTGTAG
- the moaA gene encoding GTP 3',8-cyclase MoaA — protein sequence MTQNTSPAPLLVDQFSRTITYLRLSLTDRCNLRCMYCMPEGELNRDDQVKTGKFLSHGELLSYEELLRVVRLAVSMGMNKLRLTGGEPLVRKGILEFIDQLFLLEGLNEVRLTTNGVLLADYAERLYSAGIRHLNVSLDTLVPGKFTRITGKDYFTNVWNGLLEAKRLGFKIKVNVVAMKGINDDEFAAFAQLAVVQPFKVRFIEFMPVGAKSTWQKDQFISSEEIKAKIAEVGTLTPFTKRYGEGPARMYELHTPDGKMGEVGFISPISHHFCDQCNRLRLTSEGKLRSCLLNDRETDLKKLLRGGASDEELIGSIRQTIMDKPQGHALSKDLTAGERQSCSGQMSRIGG from the coding sequence GTGACTCAGAATACCTCCCCAGCTCCACTGCTTGTTGATCAATTTTCCCGGACAATCACCTATCTCCGTCTCTCTCTCACCGATCGCTGCAATTTGCGCTGTATGTATTGCATGCCGGAAGGAGAGCTGAACCGGGATGATCAGGTCAAGACTGGAAAGTTCCTCTCCCATGGCGAATTGCTCAGTTACGAAGAACTTTTGCGCGTGGTTCGCCTTGCAGTTTCGATGGGAATGAACAAGTTGCGTCTCACCGGCGGCGAACCGCTGGTCAGGAAGGGGATTCTCGAATTTATTGATCAGCTATTTTTACTAGAGGGTCTTAACGAAGTGCGGTTGACCACCAACGGTGTGTTGCTGGCCGATTACGCGGAAAGACTCTATAGCGCTGGGATACGTCACCTTAATGTGTCACTGGACACCTTGGTCCCAGGGAAATTTACCAGGATAACCGGTAAAGACTATTTTACCAATGTTTGGAATGGCCTTCTTGAGGCAAAGCGCCTTGGTTTTAAAATTAAGGTGAACGTCGTCGCAATGAAGGGCATCAACGATGATGAATTTGCTGCTTTCGCGCAATTGGCCGTAGTACAGCCTTTTAAAGTACGTTTCATCGAATTTATGCCGGTCGGTGCGAAAAGCACCTGGCAAAAGGACCAGTTCATCAGTTCCGAAGAAATTAAGGCCAAAATTGCCGAGGTGGGAACACTGACGCCCTTTACAAAGAGATACGGTGAGGGACCGGCACGGATGTATGAATTGCATACCCCCGACGGTAAAATGGGCGAGGTAGGCTTTATCAGCCCAATAAGTCATCATTTTTGCGACCAGTGCAACCGGCTCCGCTTAACCTCTGAGGGAAAACTCCGTTCCTGTCTGCTCAACGACCGCGAAACCGATTTAAAGAAGCTGCTGCGCGGTGGAGCTTCCGACGAAGAACTCATCGGAAGCATACGGCAAACCATCATGGACAAGCCCCAGGGCCATGCCCTGAGCAAGGACCTTACCGCGGGAGAGCGCCAGTCCTGCTCGGGACAAATGTCAAGAATCGGTGGCTGA
- a CDS encoding sugar transferase, translating to MLSINLREQSSLIARFLHLFDCVFAVSYLALLVVWYRVPWSPYYTRLVVIAFVLCFISFQSFQLYRSWRGWKYILEFLVILKAWGAVIGLLLFYFFIFKISTAYSRVVIMIWSTTTPLLIFVMHVVIRKLLRKIRQNGKNVRRAVIVGAGDLGLNLLKQVETMPWAGIEVIGFFDDKIDDEAITEVNGKPILGNTAAITEFLEIHDIDYVYIALPMRAERKIFRILRECRSLGARIYLVPDLYVYGLHHAEIQSLGDLLILNFNPNTEWKRSFDLIFSIAVLIGTLPLTLLIALLVKLSDGGPIFYRHTRITSAGKTFNCLKFRTMRVGADRELEKLLAENEDLRQEWAHNYKLKNDPRVTTIGRFLRKTSLDEFPQFINVIRGDMSVVGARPIVGNELNEFYKESAGRYCSMKPGITGPWQVGRRSNIEDYDERVKMDDWYILNFSLWTDIKIIIKTVFCMFKGKGAY from the coding sequence ATGCTGTCTATTAATCTTCGGGAACAAAGCTCGCTCATCGCAAGATTCCTTCATCTCTTTGATTGTGTCTTCGCTGTCAGTTATCTTGCACTGCTGGTTGTCTGGTATAGGGTGCCATGGAGCCCCTATTATACAAGGCTTGTCGTCATTGCTTTCGTTTTATGCTTTATAAGCTTCCAATCTTTTCAATTGTACCGGTCGTGGCGGGGCTGGAAGTATATTCTTGAATTTTTAGTGATTCTCAAGGCTTGGGGCGCAGTTATCGGGCTCTTGCTATTCTATTTTTTCATCTTCAAGATATCAACCGCCTATTCCCGGGTGGTGATCATGATCTGGTCGACCACTACCCCCCTGTTGATTTTTGTTATGCATGTCGTAATCAGAAAATTACTGCGCAAGATACGGCAAAACGGCAAGAATGTGCGTCGGGCGGTAATCGTTGGAGCTGGCGACCTCGGTCTCAACCTTTTGAAACAGGTTGAGACCATGCCTTGGGCAGGAATTGAGGTCATTGGCTTTTTCGATGACAAGATTGACGATGAAGCGATAACCGAGGTCAATGGCAAACCGATTCTCGGCAATACCGCCGCGATAACCGAATTTCTTGAAATTCACGATATTGATTATGTGTATATCGCTCTGCCGATGCGGGCTGAAAGAAAGATTTTCAGAATTCTCCGGGAGTGCCGATCTCTCGGAGCGCGTATCTACTTGGTGCCGGATTTGTACGTTTATGGGCTCCATCATGCGGAGATTCAGTCACTTGGCGATCTTCTCATCCTTAATTTCAATCCGAACACCGAGTGGAAGCGGAGCTTTGATCTGATCTTTTCAATTGCGGTGCTTATTGGCACCCTGCCCCTCACCCTCCTTATTGCTCTGCTGGTAAAGTTGAGCGATGGTGGTCCGATCTTTTATCGCCACACAAGGATAACCTCCGCCGGTAAGACCTTTAATTGCTTAAAGTTTAGAACCATGCGAGTTGGTGCCGACCGGGAACTGGAAAAGCTGCTTGCCGAAAATGAGGATCTTCGCCAGGAATGGGCGCACAATTACAAGCTGAAAAATGACCCGCGGGTGACAACCATAGGCCGCTTTCTGAGAAAAACGAGCCTTGACGAGTTCCCTCAGTTTATCAATGTAATCCGAGGCGATATGAGTGTTGTCGGGGCCCGGCCGATCGTCGGCAATGAATTGAATGAGTTTTATAAGGAAAGTGCCGGCAGATACTGCTCGATGAAACCTGGCATAACCGGGCCATGGCAGGTAGGGCGTCGTTCGAACATCGAGGATTATGATGAGCGCGTGAAGATGGATGACTGGTATATTCTCAATTTTTCCCTTTGGACCGATATTAAGATCATCATTAAAACTGTGTTCTGCATGTTTAAAGGAAAGGGGGCGTATTGA
- a CDS encoding YkgJ family cysteine cluster protein, translating into MAKIPLIFKRIRSLSLPGLVRYLFMRIRGKSILVTGSCRGCGMCCRSISLEGREGWLRSEKAFQEIVSNYPEYNRFTITGKDSQGFLLFSCSWSTADGTCGDYDNRLPLCRKFPESSHVFAGGRLPPSCGYRFVEVEPFQKVLSAAMQKRK; encoded by the coding sequence ATGGCCAAGATTCCTCTTATCTTCAAGCGTATTCGCAGTCTCTCCCTGCCTGGTTTGGTACGGTATTTGTTCATGCGAATCCGGGGAAAATCCATTCTCGTTACCGGGAGTTGCCGCGGCTGCGGTATGTGTTGCCGGAGTATTTCCCTTGAGGGCCGAGAGGGATGGCTTCGTTCCGAGAAGGCGTTTCAGGAAATAGTCTCCAACTATCCGGAATACAATAGATTTACTATTACCGGGAAGGACTCGCAAGGTTTTCTGCTATTTAGCTGTAGCTGGAGTACCGCTGACGGAACCTGCGGTGATTATGATAACAGGTTGCCTCTTTGCCGAAAGTTTCCGGAGAGTTCTCATGTCTTTGCCGGAGGCCGGTTGCCGCCATCCTGCGGGTACCGATTTGTTGAGGTGGAACCGTTTCAAAAGGTCTTGAGCGCTGCAATGCAGAAAAGAAAATGA
- the rsmA gene encoding 16S rRNA (adenine(1518)-N(6)/adenine(1519)-N(6))-dimethyltransferase RsmA — MTKYGRQTQNALKGHQLAPKKRLGQNFLVNRNTAEAIVRAGNVTATDIILEVGVGLGALTTPLAAAVQHVFGYEIDSGIIRFHEEEGDLPANVTLVHQDILTADFQAIAKQCGGSLKILANLPYSISNPFIFKLIDNAPLIDCATIMLQKEVADRLTALPSSKDYGVPTVLLACCARVKKLMTLKPAEFHPRPKIDSVVIHIDFATHRKLAEGNKGPSFDFSLLKKIVRTTFNQRRKTILNTLSHSDCLGIPGEIDHPKKKQLTENAILAADLSPAARPETLTVADFIGLSRAIQQLQ, encoded by the coding sequence ATGACTAAATACGGACGACAGACACAAAATGCCCTCAAGGGCCATCAACTCGCCCCGAAAAAGCGCCTTGGCCAAAACTTTCTGGTAAACAGAAATACCGCGGAAGCGATAGTTCGTGCCGGCAATGTAACCGCAACCGACATCATTTTGGAGGTAGGTGTTGGGCTTGGGGCGCTTACTACACCCCTCGCGGCTGCCGTCCAGCATGTCTTTGGCTATGAAATCGATAGTGGTATCATCCGGTTTCATGAGGAAGAAGGAGACCTCCCAGCCAATGTGACTCTCGTTCACCAGGACATCCTCACCGCTGATTTTCAAGCTATCGCCAAGCAATGTGGCGGTTCATTGAAAATCTTAGCCAACTTGCCGTATTCCATATCAAATCCCTTCATTTTTAAACTCATCGACAACGCACCGCTCATCGATTGTGCAACTATCATGCTGCAAAAGGAAGTGGCGGATCGTCTGACTGCCCTACCGTCCTCCAAAGATTATGGTGTCCCGACGGTCCTCCTTGCCTGCTGTGCCAGGGTGAAAAAGCTGATGACCCTAAAACCGGCTGAATTTCACCCCCGGCCGAAAATTGATTCCGTGGTCATTCATATTGATTTTGCGACGCATCGCAAGCTGGCAGAAGGTAACAAAGGCCCCTCTTTTGATTTCTCTCTCCTCAAAAAAATCGTTCGGACGACCTTTAATCAGCGGCGCAAAACCATTTTGAACACCTTGAGCCACAGTGATTGTTTAGGTATTCCGGGAGAAATCGATCACCCCAAAAAGAAACAACTCACCGAGAATGCAATTCTTGCCGCCGACCTTTCTCCTGCCGCCCGGCCGGAAACGCTTACTGTGGCTGATTTTATAGGCTTATCAAGGGCCATACAGCAGCTGCAATAG
- the nadA gene encoding quinolinate synthase NadA, with protein sequence MIAAPKKTLDIQNIPQITVPPHRQWPPLSAGELTALKERIKRLLKQQNAVLVAHYYTDGSLQDLAEETGGCVADSLEMARFGTTHPADTLVVAGVRFMGETSKILNNEKRVLMPDLGATCSLDEGCPYELFASFCDLHPEHTVVVYANTSAKVKARSDWVVTSGIALPIIRHLAERGEKILWAPDKHLGNYVQKLTGADMLFWPGSCVVHEEFRAVALERLRKLHPDAAILVHPESPEAVLAHADVIGSTTALINAVATLPNPEFIVATDAGIFNKMRQVAPGKILLEAPTVGEGATCQSCANCPWMGMNSLQNLVEVLETGKNEIEVSPELAAKARIPIRRMLDFAANMKKS encoded by the coding sequence ATGATCGCTGCTCCCAAAAAAACTCTTGATATTCAGAATATTCCACAGATTACCGTCCCGCCTCATCGGCAATGGCCACCCCTTTCAGCCGGCGAATTGACCGCCCTTAAAGAAAGGATCAAGCGACTCTTAAAACAGCAAAATGCCGTGCTTGTCGCCCATTATTATACCGACGGTTCTCTACAGGATTTGGCTGAGGAAACGGGAGGTTGTGTTGCCGATAGCCTGGAGATGGCCCGTTTCGGTACCACCCATCCAGCCGATACCCTGGTTGTAGCGGGGGTCCGATTTATGGGAGAAACCTCGAAGATACTCAACAATGAAAAACGGGTATTGATGCCCGATCTCGGCGCGACCTGTTCTCTGGATGAAGGCTGCCCGTATGAACTATTTGCTTCTTTTTGCGACCTGCACCCCGAGCATACGGTAGTGGTTTATGCCAATACCAGCGCCAAGGTCAAGGCGCGTTCCGATTGGGTGGTAACCTCGGGCATCGCTCTTCCCATCATTCGCCATCTTGCCGAGCGTGGGGAAAAAATTCTCTGGGCACCCGACAAGCATCTCGGTAATTACGTGCAAAAACTAACCGGCGCCGACATGCTTTTTTGGCCCGGGTCCTGCGTGGTACACGAGGAATTTCGGGCTGTTGCCCTAGAACGACTGCGCAAACTCCATCCAGATGCCGCCATCCTCGTCCATCCTGAATCGCCAGAGGCGGTACTTGCCCATGCAGACGTGATCGGCTCGACTACAGCCCTCATAAATGCGGTGGCGACTCTCCCCAACCCGGAATTTATAGTGGCAACCGATGCGGGAATTTTTAATAAGATGCGTCAGGTAGCACCAGGGAAAATCCTGCTCGAAGCCCCGACTGTTGGTGAAGGCGCAACTTGCCAGAGCTGTGCCAATTGCCCCTGGATGGGGATGAACTCCCTGCAAAATCTGGTGGAGGTCCTTGAAACAGGCAAAAACGAGATTGAAGTCAGCCCTGAACTGGCGGCAAAGGCACGGATTCCGATCCGCAGGATGCTTGACTTTGCGGCGAACATGAAAAAGAGCTGA
- a CDS encoding glycosyltransferase, with amino-acid sequence MNIKNQNCTISVIIPTRNGEATLGEFFAALKRQHRQPEEILVVDSSSDDQTVAICKSAGAEVTSIAKEKFDHGGTRAELARKARGEILLFFTQDAILASRDALELLVAPLLQHRTVACSYGRQLPGANATPVAGHLRLFNYPPESVVRGFADRNQYGLKTIFISNSFAAYRRQCLAEVGYFKNGLIFGEDTCTLGKLLAAGHKVAYVAEAAVYHSHNYAIAEEFRRSFDIGVLHTREKWLLDTFGGAEGVGTQYVRSLFSMILRDKHYYLLPDCLLRTAFKMIGYKLGRSHKYIPAAWRSFFSMHRLWWQGQS; translated from the coding sequence ATGAATATAAAGAATCAGAATTGTACGATTTCGGTTATTATCCCCACCCGCAATGGCGAGGCAACGCTTGGTGAGTTTTTTGCCGCCCTGAAACGGCAACACCGGCAACCTGAAGAAATACTTGTCGTTGATTCGTCGTCGGATGACCAAACTGTTGCCATATGCAAGTCTGCCGGGGCAGAAGTCACAAGCATAGCTAAAGAGAAATTTGATCATGGCGGAACCCGGGCAGAGCTGGCAAGAAAGGCTCGGGGGGAAATATTGCTTTTTTTCACCCAGGATGCAATACTGGCCTCCCGCGACGCCCTGGAACTTCTTGTCGCACCCCTTCTCCAACACCGGACAGTGGCCTGCAGCTACGGGCGACAATTACCCGGAGCAAATGCCACGCCCGTTGCCGGCCATTTGCGTCTGTTCAATTATCCGCCTGAATCAGTTGTGCGAGGTTTTGCAGATCGTAATCAATATGGTCTGAAAACCATTTTTATTTCCAATTCCTTTGCGGCGTATAGAAGGCAGTGCTTAGCCGAGGTCGGCTATTTCAAGAACGGTTTGATTTTTGGTGAAGATACCTGTACCTTGGGAAAGCTTCTTGCGGCGGGACACAAGGTTGCTTATGTTGCAGAGGCGGCCGTATACCACAGCCATAACTACGCAATTGCTGAAGAGTTTCGACGATCATTTGACATCGGTGTACTGCACACAAGAGAGAAATGGCTCCTTGATACCTTCGGCGGGGCGGAGGGCGTGGGGACGCAGTACGTACGGTCGTTGTTTTCTATGATCCTTAGGGATAAGCACTATTATTTACTGCCCGACTGTCTTCTGCGTACTGCCTTTAAAATGATCGGCTACAAACTCGGCAGATCGCACAAATATATACCTGCCGCCTGGCGCTCTTTTTTCAGTATGCACAGGTTGTGGTGGCAGGGACAATCATGA
- a CDS encoding YchJ family metal-binding protein — MTNSHPCPCGSSLPYTDCCLPILDDHRKATTAEMLMRSRYTAFVEKHERHILASWHHTNRPEKLNFDNHPVVWLGLEIHGTLGGSDQDSTGSVDFTSTYLENGQISILRENSEFVREDGLWYYLRGECRVKRQKVERNGPCPCGSGKKFKRCCLVNTPVH; from the coding sequence ATGACCAATTCGCACCCGTGCCCCTGTGGCAGCAGTCTTCCGTATACCGACTGTTGTCTGCCCATTCTCGATGACCACCGCAAGGCAACAACCGCCGAGATGTTGATGCGATCGAGGTACACCGCCTTTGTTGAAAAGCACGAAAGGCATATCCTCGCCAGTTGGCATCACACTAACCGTCCGGAAAAACTCAACTTCGACAATCATCCCGTTGTATGGCTGGGGCTTGAAATCCACGGAACTTTAGGAGGTTCTGATCAGGACAGCACCGGCTCTGTGGATTTCACTTCGACCTATCTGGAAAATGGCCAGATCTCCATATTGCGAGAAAACAGCGAATTTGTCCGTGAAGATGGCTTGTGGTACTACCTACGCGGAGAATGCCGGGTAAAACGGCAAAAAGTCGAACGCAACGGCCCCTGCCCCTGCGGATCTGGGAAAAAATTCAAGCGCTGCTGCCTTGTCAACACCCCCGTCCATTAA
- a CDS encoding DUF3524 domain-containing protein gives MKRILILEPYYGGSHRFFLEGLQRHIAADYVVFTLPARKWKMRMQLSALWCIKKIKGLPLEQRRFDTVLCSSFVDVAVFRALLIKVKGWDNAARICTYFHENQLLYPQRRADPSNFQFAAINFHSALASDRIAFNSDFNAQSFLSGCRKYLQAAGEMELSGIIEELRGKSRVLYPGIDFSGIDQQTRNPGSDVPVIVWNHRWEHDKNPERFFQALHEIASLGFDFRLILLGQTFPDSPHCFAEARNVFKDRIIHYGYAASYSEYVALLCRGDVVISTALHEFFGIAIIEAVRAGCLPLLPDRLSYPELFSETYLYQETELTKKLVTALSNTSRLSPENARAITERFSWQTLAPSYSQWLFDNDTGRESAIPLSSFSCSPQSQASCGSESVPLPPVQG, from the coding sequence ATGAAACGCATTCTTATTCTTGAACCATATTATGGAGGCTCACACCGCTTCTTTCTGGAGGGTTTACAGAGGCATATTGCCGCTGATTACGTCGTCTTCACCCTGCCTGCCAGGAAGTGGAAGATGCGCATGCAGCTCTCGGCTCTGTGGTGTATCAAAAAAATAAAGGGTCTTCCCCTGGAACAGCGACGATTTGATACCGTACTCTGTTCATCCTTTGTCGATGTCGCGGTATTCCGAGCCTTGCTTATCAAAGTAAAGGGATGGGATAATGCAGCGAGGATCTGTACCTATTTTCATGAAAACCAACTGCTTTACCCACAGAGACGGGCCGATCCGAGCAACTTTCAATTCGCGGCAATCAATTTCCATTCGGCTCTTGCCTCCGATCGCATTGCCTTCAATTCGGACTTCAATGCTCAATCGTTTTTAAGCGGTTGCCGGAAGTATCTGCAGGCGGCTGGAGAAATGGAGTTGTCTGGGATCATTGAAGAATTGCGGGGGAAGAGCCGGGTTTTGTACCCGGGGATTGATTTCTCAGGTATCGATCAACAGACGAGGAATCCGGGGTCGGACGTACCGGTTATAGTCTGGAATCATCGTTGGGAGCATGACAAGAATCCCGAACGTTTTTTTCAGGCATTGCACGAAATTGCATCTTTGGGGTTTGATTTTCGTCTGATCCTTCTTGGCCAGACATTTCCGGATAGTCCGCACTGCTTTGCCGAGGCAAGGAATGTATTTAAAGATCGAATCATCCATTACGGCTATGCCGCTTCGTACTCGGAGTATGTTGCCTTGCTTTGCCGAGGGGATGTGGTGATATCAACGGCACTGCATGAGTTCTTTGGGATTGCCATTATCGAGGCGGTACGGGCGGGTTGTTTGCCTCTATTGCCCGATCGACTTTCCTATCCGGAGCTGTTTTCTGAAACCTATCTCTATCAGGAAACCGAGTTGACCAAGAAACTCGTTACAGCGCTCAGCAATACATCTCGTCTCTCACCTGAAAACGCCAGGGCAATTACCGAAAGGTTCAGCTGGCAAACGCTTGCCCCGAGCTATAGCCAATGGCTTTTCGATAATGATACTGGAAGGGAAAGTGCAATCCCGCTCAGCTCTTTTTCATGTTCGCCGCAAAGTCAAGCATCCTGCGGATCGGAATCCGTGCCTTTGCCGCCAGTTCAGGGCTGA